In Rahnella variigena, one DNA window encodes the following:
- a CDS encoding HPr family phosphocarrier protein: MIKETLTLNNKTGLHARPASAIAKIVGKCQSKVEFISRDKVIKGKSVIGLMTAGITGGAKVEVICEGTDEEAVFLEIKALFNAGFGEE, from the coding sequence ATGATCAAAGAAACGTTGACGCTCAATAATAAAACTGGTCTCCATGCGCGCCCGGCCAGTGCGATTGCTAAAATAGTGGGGAAGTGTCAGTCGAAAGTGGAATTTATCTCCCGTGATAAAGTGATTAAGGGGAAAAGCGTCATAGGTTTAATGACTGCCGGAATTACAGGCGGTGCAAAGGTTGAGGTAATTTGTGAAGGAACCGATGAAGAAGCGGTATTTCTCGAGATAAAGGCGTTATTCAATGCCGGCTTCGGGGAGGAATAG
- a CDS encoding helix-turn-helix domain-containing protein has translation MNKPIFQDYFVSDQQNVIITSRLPQDYSPKTQFNYSKITLITGGIGLHIINGKPYSIYPRMLFFTQATDLHIYEHAQDLSLINIYYQPSEHFFLIKGFESLIPKQFASFHIHRFLDKKSALLIRGSLDKLIASQHKGSIEQESLFLRLLVDLRYCSYFYDENNTNERRILRLIRWLHANFHEKIDWNQLADQFSINVRTMHRYLDKDIGFSPQRYLTKLRLFHSLYPLLYSNKPITSIAQDIGFDDHSYFATCFRREFGLPPREFKSTAAGQSLLSR, from the coding sequence ATGAACAAACCTATCTTTCAGGATTATTTTGTTTCTGATCAGCAAAATGTGATTATTACTTCCCGTCTGCCACAAGATTATTCACCCAAAACTCAGTTTAATTACAGTAAAATAACATTGATTACCGGTGGGATTGGTCTGCATATTATTAATGGTAAACCCTATTCAATTTATCCACGGATGTTGTTTTTTACTCAGGCCACTGATTTACACATTTATGAACATGCGCAAGACCTGAGCTTAATTAATATTTATTATCAACCTTCGGAGCATTTCTTTCTGATAAAAGGCTTTGAATCCCTTATTCCTAAGCAATTTGCCTCCTTCCACATCCACCGTTTCTTAGATAAAAAAAGCGCTTTGCTGATACGGGGCTCCCTGGATAAACTCATTGCCAGCCAGCATAAAGGCAGTATTGAACAGGAAAGCCTGTTCCTGCGGCTGCTGGTCGATTTGCGCTACTGTAGTTACTTCTATGATGAGAATAACACCAATGAAAGAAGGATCTTACGGCTAATCCGCTGGCTGCACGCGAACTTTCACGAGAAAATTGACTGGAACCAACTGGCCGATCAGTTTTCCATCAACGTCAGAACGATGCACCGTTACCTGGATAAGGATATCGGCTTCTCACCCCAGCGTTATCTCACCAAATTACGCTTGTTTCATTCCCTCTACCCGCTGCTGTATTCGAACAAACCCATTACCTCGATTGCGCAGGACATCGGCTTTGATGACCACTCCTATTTTGCTACCTGCTTCCGGCGCGAATTTGGCCTCCCTCCCAGAGAGTTTAAATCCACCGCTGCGGGGCAGTCTTTGCTGTCCAGATAG